Genomic window (Cryptomeria japonica unplaced genomic scaffold, Sugi_1.0 HiC_scaffold_77, whole genome shotgun sequence):
TTGTTACAGCGACAGGGTCATGGCAGGGGATTCCGATCCCTTGCAAGATTTCTGCGTTGCAGATGAGGAAAGCAAAGGTGAGTAAAAAACTTTATACATAAACAATGGTAATGATTTGCTTATTAGACGAGTCGAGTTAGtaatagattgatttgattttgcTTTAAACAGTTTTGGTGAACGGGTTCGTTTGCAAAGACCCAATGCAAGTTTCAGCAGACGACTTCTTCTTCCGGGGACTTGGGCAGGCAGGGAACACCGACAATGATGTGGGCTCCAACGTAACGATGGCGAACGTTAAACAGATACCAGGCCTCAATACGTTGGGAATATCGTTGGTCCGCATCGACTACGCAgtgggtggaataaatcctcctcacacacacccaagagccaccgaagttcttgttttactggaaggccagcttcttgtgggtttcattgacaccaacaacaagtttttcagcaaaacgttggagaagggagatgtgtttgtgtttccaaaggcacttgtgcatttccagcagaatgtggggCATGAAAATGCGGTGGCCATATCTGCATTGAGCAGCCAGCTTCCGGGAGTTCAGACAATCGCCAACTCTCTGTTTGCAGCGGATCCTCCTCTCCCAGATTCCGTATTGGCCAAGGCCTTCCGCATCACACAGGAAGTTGTGGATTACATTCAGAAGAAATTCGCATAAGAATTTGCTGTGTTctatcaaacaaaacaatcaagaGGGGACCAAGTCTTTCCCAAATTCTTTTTCCTTGCCGTTCAATAAAACAATCTTTCTAGAGTTATTGCCGTCCTCTTCTGCTATTCATAGCATCTGTTTTGAACATGACTATATCCTCCGCATAttccaaagatgaaggattaattTGAAGCATCTGAAGGCATTTATGAATATTTTATACAAGAGCATCCTTGTATTAGGTATACATTCATTTGCAACATGTTAACAATATATTCTTTAACATAAATATtgcaggaacaacaacaaacaaagtgcTTGACTTGGATAGAATGAGTAACACTATAATTCTTGCATGCCAATCTGTCAAGGGTGTTCTTTAACATAGTCTTAACCTCATTTTAGCTCTGACATAAAAGGTGAATGGTTTGGAAGTAGGAAATAGTTATTGGGAAATATAATTAGTAGTTGTTCTTCAAATCACCCTCACAATCATCCAATGCTTCAAGACTCCCCATCAAAGAAGTCATTCCAGAAGGTTAGGGACTCTCCTCAAGATAAGAATGATTGCTCTAATAAATATAGTATACCTTCGATGGAATGCAATACGGTTTCATTATGTCTAAATTCCAAGAAAATCCATAGAACTAGAATATCCATTGCATCCAATATCGCAATATTTTATCGGGGATAATATGATAACCTTGACACATATTACACCTATTCTTACATCAATCTACCTACATAAGGGTTATGATTGAGGGGCCTCTTGTATTAAACATTTCTAATaagttggaatgacatggaaaatctaagacagtgaagaTAGATTATTGATAATAACACAATTCATTTACATGGTGTTAATTATGAGGGTAATTAATTTATGGCTTCCCAAAATAAGCTTTTCTAAATCTCCCCTAATTCATTCCTACGTTATAATAAATATGTCAATGTGGATGTTATGTATGAAGATCTAAATACTAAAGGGAAAAAGGATAATGCTCATGTTGATTTTAAAAACTTTGTATgtaatattaaaaatatgattagttgaaaaatttagcaatatattACCTTGTTCAATCATAAACTATCAGTTCGGttacaaaaaaaattcctcaaaccatttcctccttgtataagcatttctatagatcatcaaatatgatAACCAATAATTTAACCATAGGTTTCCTATCAAAGCAAATGCAAATCTGCATATGTGAATAAGCACAATAGGATAGGAAAATATTGTTGCCGTAGGCCATGTATGTTTCATGCGGGAAAAATATTATTGTTGCAAGCCTAAGAGGTGCATAAAGGAGCTCCTTGGATCCATGGATATGCAGGTGTAAGTTTGAGAAATATGTGAAGGCGGAGGATATTTTCATATTGAAGCCATTTGCTAATTGATATGAGGAAGATAAAAGTGTCGTCATATTGAGAAGTTGTCAATTACACTGTAATGAAGAATAAGATAATAGATATAACTGATACATTATCGGTGAGATATGTCAATTTtataatcttctatttttcctatgTATTTTTAGGGGTTCAAATGAATAAAGCTTCATATATAGCCCCTCTAGCGATCAGTTCATTGTGAAGCTTAAAAGCCTCTTCCGTCATGCCTTGGATGTCTATACCTCAAATAATCTAGTAATATGAGAAGTTTCATTGCGCTTGCATCCATCTCCAACTGTATCGATCAATATATTAATTATCAAGCCCATTCTACATTGTTCACATAGATAACAAATAAGGCTATTGTAAGATGACACATTGCTCTGATAGATTGTGCTTATGATCTTTTCTTTAGCATGTCTAATGCCACATATGCGATCCCTTGCCTACGCAAATAGGGAGTCAATGAGGTATAAGTAATTACTTGATCATGTTCCACGAGGAATCTATTTATTCACCGGGTTTCTCGTCTCTCTATGAAAGATTCGCACGTCAATCATATGAGTCCTGCAAATAGTGGTGGTTCACTAGCACAAATAATTCATGACATTCACTAAACCTAGGGTTCTCTCTCAAGGTCATTGTGGTTAATGCTACACCAAAATAGAATAATGTGGCTTTGGTTATTTATGTACAAGATTCaagttgggaaaatccaaaatattggAAAATGTAGACAAAATGCATGACCCAATGGTGAGCAATATCTccgatattttttatgttttgcaagaacttgagttaTTGTTCATTATTTGAGTAAGTGGTCTTAATAACATGCATCCAAATAAAAGAGAGTGATTGCAAATTCTAGAATTGAGGTAgatcttcaaaggaaaggacaaaacaATAGCGGACATGTTGCATCGAGTTGAGCCATATGTGACCTTagatatccaaatttaaaaaatgtaaaagagaCAATTTACATTAAATGATATAGAACTCTAGATAACCAATAGATGTATTTGACTCACAAATTTGTCATTGAAGAGGTTTTAGGTCAATACAATACAACTAATTCAGGTCAATAATCTATTGTTGCAAGTCTTTACAAATATGATGTCATTTCCTATCACCGAGTCATCCATAGGTGATCATTCCTTTGGTTTTAGCTTGACGATCTATCTAGATCACATACCGGTTCCATAATTTGCATCGTAAGATCTTTTATATTGGTTCCATCATTCTAATATATCTCCACTTGCACTAAAATCAGGAATCCCCATTAAAAATAGGGTTTTAAGGAAATATATTTCAATAGAACATGCTCTATCCATATTGTTGACACAAATTTGAGTCAatcatttcataattttttcaCCCTCAAATCGAAAAATATAAACTAGTGATAAATTTTTACAACCTttcgaaaaatataaaaatataagaaaatcatgTGCTAACTGACTGAGGAGAAAATTTATGAAAACCCCTAAAATTGTAATGAGTTACTCAAAATGAATTCAAATCTAGACTTCTGGTGGATCAATGTGCCCTTGTTTAACCACCTAGAATAAATAAAAACAACGATCACTGTTTTGCAACACTAAGAGTGAATTTTGTGGAACCCCTAAGTTCACAATAGCTACCTCAAATATGCTAAAAATCAATATTGTAATAGACTGGACAAGTTCTTGATTAAAAGCCTCTATGAATTATAATTTTCTTTTGTCAAATCGAGAGAGATATGAGCTTCACATGTTGACCTTCTTAATTGATATACAAAAATAGAATAATGCCTTGAGGTCCGATAACAGTTTATAATATTCCTTATGGAAGAATTCGCTACATACTATATCTCCAAGAGACTCCAAATGCAATGTTGTATTCAACACATGTCTTTGCAATGACAATCGTGTCCTATATCTAGAACTCCTAGCAATATAACTGAGGTGTAAACCACTAAATTCATCTAGGCCTCCTAATTATCTAATATAGCTTATGACCAATTATAACTAATTTAAGGTATGTGTACCACATGTTGGCATATGCATTGAATAAcatacattataatatcatatcctTGGCTACATAATATATTTCGCATACTCCAAACAATATGATTTGACAAGCACTTTATAATAGTAGAGGAAATGAAGATAAACAAGGATAATGAATGAAAACATATAAAGTTGCTATTATTAAGACCAATATTCGAAATCTTCATCATGCTTGACTGGTTCGCCTACATATGAACTTGATCTACAAAAGATGGGGATGTGTAAATAATTTTCTCTACAACTAGATGAGCCCCATACAAGACAAAAAGATGAACAGTCTGGAGAGATCTTAGATTGATATTACTTTAGTTATTGTGTGTTAGATGTGTTTTAATTCCTCTAGATGCAACTTAATCACGCACTTGTAATTATACATATACCCGTTCAGGTCATGTCCAAATAAATAATTTCATTGAAACATCTATTCTCATATTGGTGACATGTAGAAGATGATTGTTGCAATAGTCAAGCATGTGGATTAAGCGAGTCTTCCTTATAATGCAAGCTAGTGAATTGTGAGCGTTCTAGAAAAGGTCCAAAATGTATTTGAAAGGTCATTAAGCATTTGGCTTGTAAAACTTCTGAGATGATAATGGACTAAGCACCTCACCTTTTCAgcatttttttattaggataaaacaagttttgaaggggccccaaacccCTTTACAAACAGAGGGTTTGCATTGAGAAATGGACCAGACTACCTGACAGTGGACAACAGGTTTtaaaaaggacctgaaaccttctagacttacgggcatccaccaatcaaaatatgaaCATCACAAAACAGGATGGCACAACCATAAGctcgaaaacaacaaacaaaacatcTCAAAAAACAGAGAACGAGGGTTTTTCTGGCACCCTCGGCCAACTAGAAGCGTTTTCCTAGGCTCCCTCAACTTGTAATAGATTCGTAGGACCACATAAAGCCACAAAGACCAATGCTAACCAAAAACCAACATTGGCCAAACttggcccttgaaaactgctagcatccAACCTGTCCctacaagaaacaaaaaacatGGGGTTTTTCTGAGCTCCCTCAACCACCGTGGGTTTTATCATGGCTCCAAAAACCATATGCTTTAAAATATGCCATACTGAGAGAAACTTGCCCAACAAccaactctccacctctataggagacacACAAGAGTCAGCAAGAAGATCGGCATCAACATCCTTACAGCCAAGAAGAGGGGCCCCATCAACACCCCAACGACACTTCCAGGAAACACCAAAAACATcatactccacctcaataggagacaagTCAACTCCAactacatccatctccccctcaataGAAGGGAACCTTCCACAGAGAATCCCACGGACCCGAAAAAAACAGCACTCCAAAACAGCCCAACTCGCAAGAAACCAAACAAGCAGACCAAAAACATCATGTGTTTCAAGACCGATACACAGAGGGAACTGCCCGAAGCCCATTCGGAAGGTAAATAACACCTCAAGGACCACCAAATAGTTACATGAGCCACAAGAATCATTATACTCTTTGTGGCACTATTGGTCTTGTGGATTTAGAGGAATCACATTATTGTATGGAACATAAAAGGGTGCGAGGATAGCATTGTTGGTATTTATGAGAGAATGTACACAATTTCAAGAGAAGTGAAATATGAAGatagaaccaaaaaaaaattccttcatatCAATGTTGGCTTCAGTAGTACCACATTTATATCAACGTAATATGCAATATTTTGTACTTAAATAAATATTGGTTTCCGTGGCATGTTGAATTATACCATCCCGTAAATTAAGTTAAatatcaaaatggaggaaacaagatCATAACATTAACCAATGCCAATGACATTAGGAATAAGAAAAGGCCTAGTTGTTATCTTTAAGGAAGAGCTAGGAACTtaggttccttttccttttgttgcGAGGGATTGAGATTTTTTCTAAATCATGAGAATGAATCTAAATGGCATTGATGCATGAATTAATATCTGTTCATTTTGAGAATCTTTGTTACCAATTTACATAATCAAATAAAAGGAGTATAGCCATAATTTCCCAGTTTTGGCAAATGAGGCTCACACATTCATTTTCCTAATTGTTTGCAGCTCACAAGTATGCAAGCATCTCCCATGCTAGACTTATCAAATTCCTAAGACTTGGCTCAATTTTTGCAAAGCCAACTGAGAAAATTCAGATGAAAGTAGATATGAGAAGCATTATTTCAGTACAGCCACTTCAACCTTTCTAATGTGACAAGATTTTGGAGTCCTATTTTTAGAGGACCTGCGAATTGCAACGAATGTTGATCTACCAGGTATGTCACGTTCAATAAGATATGtaaagtaggaaaaaaaaaaaaaaaaaaaaagggagttaattatatattatttttaaaatatagtttGGGGAAGAAATATATTGCAGTTAATGTCACCATGAAGCTTTATGCCTGTACTTTTTATTTGATACGTACAGAACAAATTCACTTTTTTAGGATTTGGTTTAAGTCTGGTCTAAtatcaattttctaaaattttattaaTCGCACATAGCAGCCCCGACATGCTTAGCGGTTACATGAACAATGGTTAAAAGTAAATGATATGTTGTAAATTGTGGTGTTTGCAACCTAGATATAGAGATTGGTAGTTAGAATGAAACTTTAACAATTTGCACATGATTGGAAATGGCATATTCTAATACCACAACGAAGATGTAATCTGTGAACCTTACCCTTcacaaattgaaacttgtaaataaagaAATGTGTAGTTGTACAGTGATAGATTAACaaagaaagacaaatcataatttctaatctatttttgaatttggctcaaatgatcgaatctgtgaatgcaaaaaaatttatgTGAAGTAGATTGCTAGAATTTAATTGGAGATCTTTGGAAaaaaacaaattcttattttaACAGTTGAGTATAACTGATTACAACACAAATTACCAACCATGTTTTGCATTGAAGAGTAGGAGCTCTTTGGTAACACTTGCAatgaaatattcaattatttccAATTGATATTGCATGCAAGCAAGAGAAATTTGGTATACTTGGAATGAAAAGTTAATTATTTTGAATCCACATTGTATGTAATCAGTTCTATTCTCATTTTTTGATTACTACATATGCATTGTGCCTCATGTGTATGTTGGTATGTAATAGTAGGGGGATATGTGAATATCAACAAGGCAACGAACCCTTGATACAACAATGAATGGGAGGCCCTTCTGACCGTCATCTCCAGTGTTGATTGTTTCTTTTTCTATCATTAGCCcatgaaatttatatatttctaaTGAATACACTTTAAGGGGAAGTTGGTAGAACCCACCTTTATTTATTTGGATCTCAATGTGATACAATTATTTCGAGTGCAACTAGTCATCTCATTGATAAATTTTCTAGCATGAGGCATGCAGATGTTTGAATGTGTGGGTTGAACAATTGGACTCTATGAAATCAATAACAGATACCTATAAAAGTTGGTGGTAATACGAGCATACCAATTTTTTCTAGTATCAAATTCACAAAGAACAATCATGCCAAATCCATTCATTTGAACACCTATATTGAGGTAGACTTGATAGGATTTTACATTCTTCAAGATTGTGGTGTTGCATTCTATCTTGACCGTTGCAAGATATCTCATTACTATGTGAATGGTCTGCTAGAAAAATCATAGAGTCTTATATATCATTTCAATTGAACTGGTGGAGAACCAATTAAATATGTGTTTCTCTCAGATGTATTTATATTTCAACTATTCTTAATTCACATTCAATTCAATGATCAAAGATAAAGTTTTTAGCAATGAAGTTGTAAAATTACTACTAATTATATAAGAGTTTTATGGGAGCTCCTCAATCAACAATTTGAGTGGATGGCATACTGGGTTTAGGCAAAATCTAGTGATCACAAGTTACACATATTTCTAAAAATCTGATGTGATTTTAAACTCTTAATGTTATTTGAGTGTCTCACAATGGATGCACATGTTAAGGTTATAGTTGACAGATATTTGTTAGGTTTCACAAATTATTACGTACTTTTCCACAAATAAagtgttgcaacattttctttctAAATTCTTTGGATTAAGGTGGAACATTATCAACTAAATTTCACTATGAAAGAGTATTGTTATTGATTTGAGAATAATCTTGAACATCTTGATGTAGAGTAGATATATCCTAGACTATGAGAGGTGCATGGTTGACAAAGGAGTACATATTCATGTAGAATTTAATGAATGACAATATGGATTAGATGGGAGATATCGTAGAGGTGGACCTGGAAACCATGCGATTAGAAGGTAGCTTTCACACAAGGAGGTTTAAATTGACAACCATGCCATGTGTCAAGAGGAGAGGATAAAGGAGATGGCTTTGGGATGGGAAACAACGTGCTAATAGTTACTAATAGTTAAAATTCCCATGTTTTCTCTAGGGTTCAAGTCAATTGGTTGGATTGATTCACAACAACAAGaacctatggggcacacaaatggagCTAAAAAAATTTGGGGCTCTGTTAGAGGTAAACAAGCCTAGTTTCACACTTGTTGTACAATTGTATCATGTAGATTACAAAATTGGAATTCGCAAGGCTGATCTAGAGGCCTCGCATGACATATTTGTGTGGTGCATAATTGATATAGATAGCATTGAACAACTTGATTTTAAGGGAAAAATACTTATAGGTAAGAGGTAATTTGAAAGATTCAtaggagaaaaagagaaatttCTATAAGATCCATCATTGCttgtatttattttaaaagaaatggtGAAGCATGCTATAGAAACTAGGTTTTGTCTATTGTTAATAATAATTTGTATATGTATGCTTTATTGAAATCAAAAGGGGGaaaattgtttttttgttaaaacttatttttaattattgaattatttgatgttaaggAATAATTAAATTTTTAGGCTGTAATGTCGTAAATCGCATACATTCGCAACTTCACCTACGTTTTGTGTGTACTTTGGTGTCCATTCGCTTAATATTTTTGTAGGCTCATTTTAGTACTTACATAAGCCTTCTTCTTTACCAAGGTGCTCAGGCCGCATTTCTCATGGACATTGGTTTATGTCACCTTTGCATTAGTCCTATATtttcttttctcccaaaatttttgAACGTATATTATCTAGATACGAGTTTTTCACACGGACATTTGCACATCATGATAGCAtcctacaaaaaaaaatatgcaagCATTTCTAAACAAAATTCAACTTTTTAGCTTTATAGGGCAGTTGCAATGTTTCGAGATGAATCTAAATGACTCATCAGTATTTTTTCATTCCCCACTCTCTTTATGAACCTTTCTTTTATTTGGCCTGCTCtctcttggctctctctttctctctcaatatcTCACACGCTACTCTTAATCTTTTCACGCTACTCTCACGATATTTGTAAAAAGTTGGATTGTGATGTCTCTAAGTAACTCCATTTAGTTTGATTGATTCGCATTAATCAAAATTTAAAGACCTCCCACCGAGGGAGCTAGAGGATGATGGCTCTTTTGGAGGTAGAAAAAAGTAGTTTCATAACTATCACAGTCGCCTAATGCAGATTCTAAAATTGCGGAATTGGAATGGTGATTTAGAGGATTCACATGAGATAGTTGTGAGGTACATAATTTATTTGGATAGAGTTGAACAACCGAATTTTAGGGAAAAATAACTCATAGAGAAAAGGTAATTTGAGAGATTTCTTGGAGAAAAATAGAACTTTTTATAAGATGCATGTTTTTACCTTTTTTCAAAAGGAATGGAGAGGTAGTCTATATAAATTCGGTCTTGCCTATTGTCAAATAAGAATGAgtagtttcatcctttaaaaattaataaaatatatattaaaatttagttttttagtttgcTGATTAAACTTTCTTTAATTATTAAGTTATCTGATATTTAcgaatatcaaaaaaattatttgaattacatGAATTTAAGTAGTCGGCTATGACTAAATTCGGATCAAGAATCGAAACTACTAGTTGTGAGGCCCACCCTTTGGTGGCTTCGATATTGGCATTATTGGACCATGATTGAATTCTAGGGCTGTATAAGTTTTTAAAGTTATTAGTATTAACACgtgatgatgttattagaatatGTCAAATGTGGAGTGCATCTGTAGAGCAGTTTGATTTTAATATATGCATATGATGAGGACAAAAATTTTGATAGTTAATTAGGTATTTTGATTTCCATGTGATTATAGTGGGTTAATTGATGCTTTGACTTTATAAACATGAAATTCAACTATATCGTGAATTattaaattatcaaatttattagAAGTAGCACCCTGTCGGGTTTATGCTTCTAGAAAGGAGCACTTGGTTTGGATTTTGATAGCTACCTTTGTTCATTTGAAATAATATTAGAACTGTTATAAAATGAAGAACGATTAAAGTTGAATGTAAATCTTGACTGTGGATTCGCATGGTCATTGAAATATCCCAAATGTCTAGTTGGCATAAAAGTGCATGTAGcatatttgaagttttaaaatctctGATCATGGATGCTATCACTTTTTAATTCACAAAAAGGAATGGACTAAAGGGATGAGATTATTAAAGttgtaagattgaaaatatttattaCCTTATTGGGCTTAGTTTTCCTCCAATGATTATA
Coding sequences:
- the LOC131864138 gene encoding germin-like protein 8-2: MANRMIYFTLGLFLLICCYSDRVMAGDSDPLQDFCVADEESKVLVNGFVCKDPMQVSADDFFFRGLGQAGNTDNDVGSNVTMANVKQIPGLNTLGISLVRIDYAQNVGHENAVAISALSSQLPGVQTIANSLFAADPPLPDSVLAKAFRITQEVVDYIQKKFA